In one window of Burkholderia cenocepacia DNA:
- a CDS encoding GlsB/YeaQ/YmgE family stress response membrane protein → MTHGLIMWLIIGAIAGWLAGLLVKGGGFGLIVDIIVGIVGAVIGGWLAGLLGISIGSGFIGSVIVAVIGAVILLFVIRLFRRAA, encoded by the coding sequence ATGACTCATGGCTTGATTATGTGGCTCATCATCGGCGCGATCGCCGGTTGGCTTGCCGGCTTGCTCGTGAAGGGCGGCGGCTTCGGGCTGATCGTCGACATCATCGTCGGGATCGTCGGCGCGGTGATCGGCGGCTGGCTTGCCGGGCTGCTCGGCATCAGCATCGGCAGCGGCTTCATCGGCTCGGTGATTGTCGCGGTCATCGGCGCGGTGATCCTGCTGTTCGTGATCCGGCTATTCAGGCGAGCGGCCTGA